One region of Syngnathus scovelli strain Florida chromosome 15, RoL_Ssco_1.2, whole genome shotgun sequence genomic DNA includes:
- the htr3a gene encoding 5-hydroxytryptamine receptor 3A yields the protein MKATSACIGMLLFFLIQGTCTAKRVGGGGRLANATLVRLSEFLSAGYKKGVRPVKDWRTSTLVAIDLMVYSILNVDEKNQVLTTYVWYRQSWTDEFLVWNPQDFDQVKQVSLPTANIWVPDILINEFVDVGKSPDIPYVYVSHDGLVRNYKPIQVVTACTLNIYNFPFDVQKCSLTFQSWLHTIDDINITLMRSPEELREDKSVFMNQGEWELLHILSNYKIFSVDDDDHYAEMKFHVVIRRRPLFYTVNLLLPSIFLMVMDIVGFYLPPDSGERVSFKITLLLGYSVFLIIVSDTLPATAIGTPLIGVYFVVCMALLVISLTETVLIVRLVHKQDLQPPVPHWLRYFVLERAPVLFCIRKKHRLCSRLSPQASDMDDDDDYKGENRVLRHTCEIGRRHQREAAALARGLPPHRDPVVSDILQEVTAIRNFLEKRDHGNEVAKEWLQVGYVLDEMLFRVYLLAVVAYSITLGTLWSVWQVA from the exons ATGAAAGCCACATCAGCCTGCATCGGCATGCTTCTCTTCTTCCTTATTCAAGGGACGTGCACAG CCAAGCGAgtgggcggcggcggccgcttgGCCAACGCCACATTGGTGCGCCTCTCGGAGTTTTTGAGCGCCGGCTACAAGAAAGGGGTGCGACCGGTTAAAGACTGGCGGACGTCCACCCTGGTGGCCATCGACCTGATGGTCTATTCCATCCTCAACGTG GATGAGAAGAACCAGGTCTTGACGACGTACGTGTGGTACAGACAG TCATGGACGGATGAATTCCTCGTCTGGAATCCCCAAGACTTTGACCAGGTCAAACAAGTTTCTCTCCCGACTGCCAACATCTGGGTGCCGGATATCCTCATCAATGAGTT CGTGGACGTGGGGAAGTCCCCCGACATCCCGTACGTCTACGTGAGCCATGACGGGCTGGTGCGCAACTACAAACCCATCCAAGTGGTCACCGCCTGCACGCTCAACATCTACAACTTCCCATTTGATGTCCAGAAATGCAGCCTGACCTTCCAGAGCTGGCTCCACACAA TTGACGACATCAACATCACGTTGATGCGCAGCCCCGAGGAGTTGAGGGAGGACAAGAGCGTCTTCATGAACCAAGGAGAGTGGGAGCTGCTGCACATTCTGTCCAACTACAAAATCTTCAGCGTGGACGATGACGACCACTACGCCGAGATGAAGTTCCAC GTGGTGATCCGGCGCCGTCCGTTATTCTACACGGTCAACCTGTTGCTGCCGAGCATCTTCCTCATGGTGATGGACATCGTGGGCTTCTATCTGCCACCTGATAGCGGCGAGAGAGTTTCTTTCAAGATCACCCTGCTGCTGGGATACTCTGTCTTCCTCATCATCGTATCCGACACTCTGCCCGCCACCGCCATCGGAACGCCGCTGATAG GCGTGTATTTTGTCGTTTGCATGGCCCTCCTGGTGATCAGCCTGACGGAAACGGTGTTGATCGTGCGTCTGGTCCACAAGCAGGACCTGCAGCCCCCCGTGCCTCACTGGCTGAGGTACTTTGTTCTGGAGAGAGCTCCGGTCCTCTTCTGCATCCGCAAGAAGCACCGGCTGTGCTCCAGACTGTCCCCTCAGGCCTCGGATatggacgacgacgacgactacAAGGGAGAGAACCGGGTGCTCCGTCACACCTGCGAGATTGGCCGCCGGCACCAGAGGGAAGCCGCCGCGCTGGCTCGGGGCCTGCCCCCCCATAGGGACCCCGTGGTGAGTGACATCCTGCAAGAGGTGACGGCCATACGCAACTTTCTGGAGAAACGAGATCACGGCAACGAGGTGGCCAAGGAGTGGCTGCAGGTGGGCTATGTTCTGGACGAGATGCTTTTCAGGGTCTACCTGCTGGCCGTAGTGGCCTACAGCATTACGCTAGGCACGCTGTGGTCCGTGTGGCAAGTGGCCTGA
- the LOC125981930 gene encoding 5-hydroxytryptamine receptor 3B, with amino-acid sequence MALLMLSLIKSILVVKLLHHSQKEVREMSVSACLLDKYGLSESSAMSLDRLDRSEDLEFEASLEEEPCPPADIGANPCSLERLLRELVSIRLAFSQETSESWAQSQWLALCSKVDRFLFRLYLIILAVYAGTLLLFWASWSFA; translated from the exons TCCATCCTGGTGGTCAAGCTGCTCCACCACAGCCAAAAGGAGGTCCGGGAAATGTCGGTGTCGGCTTGCCTGCTGGACAAGTATGGCCTCTCCGAGAGCTCCGCCATGAGCCTGGACCGGCTCGACCGTTCCGAAG ATTTGGAGTTTGAGGCCTCGCTGGAAGAGGAGCCATGCCCGCCTGCCGACATCGGGGCAAATCCTTGCAGCTTGGAGCGTCTCCTCAGGGAGCTGGTATCCATCCGTCTGGCCTTTTCCCAGGAGACCTCAGAGTCTTGGGCTCAGTCCCAATGGCTGGCGCTCTGCTCCAAAGTGGACCGCTTCCTCTTCCGCCTCTACCTGATCATTCTGGCCGTCTACGCCGGGACCCTGCTGCTGTTTTGGGCCAGCTGGAGCTTCGCCTGA